A window of the Vibrio pomeroyi genome harbors these coding sequences:
- a CDS encoding NADP-dependent isocitrate dehydrogenase produces MPTEKPTIIYTITDEAPALATYSLLPIIQSFTASSGIDVDTRDISLAGRIIANFPDYLNEEQRIGDALAELGELAKTPEANIIKLPNISASVPQLQATIKELQSKGYALPNYPEEANTDEEKAVKATYDKIKGSAVNPVLREGNSDRRAPLSVKNYAKKNPHSMGAWSADSKSHVSSMDDKDFFGSEKSTTIEGATEVSIEFVGKDGAKKTLKPAFALQDKEIIDASVMNKAALVAFFEKEIASAKEQGVLLSLHMKATMMKVSDPVIFGHAVKVYYKDVFAKHGQLFEELGVDVNNGIGDVYAKIAALPQDQKEAIEADLQAVYETQPPLAMVDSDRGITNLHVPSDIIVDASMPAMLRSSGQMWDPEGKQKDTKAMIPDRSYASIYQAVIDFCKENGAFDPTTMGSVPNVGLMAQKAEEYGSHDKTFILEAAGQVQVVDASGAVLLEQEVEEGDIFRMCQVKDAPIQDWVKLAVTRARATGVPAVFWLDASRAHDAELIKKVEAYLPEHDTDGLELKILAPLEATQYSLVRIKEGLDTISVTGNVLRDYLTDLFPILELGTSAKMLSIVPLMNGGGLFETGAGGSAPKHVQQVEKENHLRWDSLGEFLALAASLEHLSVVTGNAKAQVLADALDKATGEFLDNNKSPSRKVGELDNRGSHYYLAAYWAKALAEQTVDADLAAEFAGVASQLAESEEVIVAELNNAQGVAGDLGGYYLLNDALVSTLMRPSSTLNAFIDA; encoded by the coding sequence ATGCCTACTGAAAAACCAACTATCATCTATACCATTACAGACGAAGCTCCGGCACTAGCAACTTATTCTTTGCTGCCAATCATTCAATCTTTTACGGCTTCTTCTGGTATTGACGTTGATACTCGCGACATTTCACTTGCAGGGCGCATTATTGCCAACTTCCCTGATTACTTGAATGAAGAGCAACGTATTGGTGATGCATTAGCAGAACTAGGTGAATTGGCTAAGACACCAGAAGCGAACATCATTAAGCTTCCAAACATCTCTGCATCCGTACCTCAACTTCAAGCAACCATCAAAGAGCTACAGTCAAAAGGCTACGCACTTCCTAACTACCCAGAAGAAGCAAACACTGACGAAGAGAAAGCAGTAAAAGCGACTTACGACAAGATCAAAGGCAGTGCTGTAAACCCAGTACTGCGCGAAGGTAACTCTGACCGTCGTGCACCACTTTCAGTTAAAAACTACGCAAAGAAAAACCCACACTCAATGGGTGCTTGGTCTGCAGATTCTAAGTCTCACGTTTCAAGTATGGACGACAAAGACTTCTTTGGTAGCGAGAAATCAACAACAATCGAAGGTGCTACTGAAGTTAGCATTGAGTTTGTAGGTAAAGATGGCGCTAAGAAAACACTCAAGCCAGCTTTTGCACTGCAAGATAAAGAAATCATCGATGCGTCAGTAATGAACAAAGCTGCTTTGGTTGCGTTCTTTGAAAAAGAGATCGCATCGGCTAAAGAGCAAGGTGTACTGCTTTCTCTTCACATGAAAGCGACGATGATGAAAGTATCTGACCCAGTGATCTTCGGTCACGCGGTTAAGGTTTACTACAAAGACGTATTCGCTAAACACGGTCAGCTGTTTGAAGAGTTAGGTGTTGATGTTAACAACGGCATTGGCGACGTGTACGCTAAAATTGCGGCACTTCCTCAAGATCAAAAAGAAGCAATCGAAGCTGACCTACAAGCGGTATACGAGACTCAACCTCCACTAGCGATGGTTGATTCGGACCGTGGTATCACCAATCTACACGTACCAAGCGATATCATTGTTGATGCATCTATGCCTGCAATGCTGCGTTCTTCAGGTCAAATGTGGGATCCAGAAGGCAAGCAAAAAGATACCAAAGCAATGATCCCAGATCGCAGCTACGCGAGCATCTACCAAGCGGTTATTGATTTCTGTAAAGAGAACGGTGCGTTCGACCCAACAACCATGGGTAGCGTACCAAACGTTGGTCTGATGGCTCAAAAAGCAGAAGAGTACGGTTCTCACGATAAGACTTTCATCCTAGAAGCTGCTGGTCAGGTTCAAGTGGTTGATGCTTCTGGTGCAGTACTTCTTGAGCAAGAGGTAGAGGAAGGCGATATCTTCCGTATGTGTCAGGTGAAAGACGCACCGATTCAAGACTGGGTTAAGCTTGCGGTAACGCGCGCGCGCGCTACAGGTGTTCCAGCTGTATTCTGGCTAGATGCTTCTCGTGCACACGATGCAGAGCTTATTAAGAAAGTAGAAGCTTACCTTCCTGAGCACGATACAGATGGTCTTGAACTTAAGATTCTTGCTCCGCTAGAAGCAACTCAATACTCACTAGTTCGTATCAAAGAAGGTCTAGATACTATTTCGGTTACAGGTAACGTATTACGTGATTACCTAACTGACTTGTTCCCAATTCTAGAACTTGGTACATCAGCTAAGATGCTATCGATTGTTCCACTAATGAACGGTGGTGGTCTGTTTGAAACAGGTGCTGGCGGTTCTGCTCCTAAGCACGTGCAACAAGTAGAGAAAGAGAACCACCTTCGTTGGGATTCTCTGGGTGAGTTCTTAGCATTAGCAGCATCACTAGAGCACTTAAGCGTAGTAACTGGTAACGCTAAAGCACAGGTTCTGGCTGACGCACTTGATAAAGCCACGGGTGAATTCCTAGACAACAACAAGTCACCTTCACGTAAAGTGGGCGAGCTTGATAACCGTGGCAGCCACTACTACCTAGCAGCTTACTGGGCTAAAGCGCTTGCCGAGCAAACGGTTGATGCTGACCTAGCTGCGGAGTTCGCGGGTGTTGCAAGCCAACTGGCTGAAAGTGAAGAAGTGATTGTTGCTGAGTTGAACAACGCGCAAGGTGTTGCGGGTGATTTAGGTGGTTACTACCTACTTAATGATGCACTGGTTTCAACACTAATGCGCCCAAGCTCAACACTAAACGCATTTATTGATGCATAG
- a CDS encoding pseudouridine synthase, with protein MSTRSRSASRSDKPARSGATLKQSGNRQGRNGDKNNTGNSHKKSHSSKHRYKAKPANAKPKIALEDRKVILFNKPFDTLSQFTDGEGRKTLADFIPVKDVYAAGRLDRDSEGLLVLTNDGIFQAKLTQPNSKSPKTYWVQVEGAPSEEDLDKLRKGVELKDGMTLPAKVELMSEPAVWERTPPVRFRAAIPTTWLAITIIEGRNRQVRRMTANIGFPTLRLIRYSMGDMNVGQLQPGEWKEI; from the coding sequence ATGTCTACTCGCTCACGCAGCGCATCTCGTTCAGACAAACCCGCTCGTTCTGGCGCCACATTAAAACAAAGCGGCAACAGACAAGGCCGAAACGGTGATAAAAATAACACTGGTAATTCGCATAAGAAATCGCACTCAAGTAAACACAGATACAAAGCGAAACCTGCGAACGCAAAACCTAAAATTGCACTCGAAGATCGCAAGGTTATTTTGTTCAACAAGCCATTCGATACCTTAAGCCAATTCACTGATGGAGAAGGCAGAAAAACACTGGCTGATTTTATTCCAGTTAAAGATGTTTATGCCGCAGGCCGACTTGATCGTGACAGCGAAGGGCTATTGGTCTTGACCAACGATGGCATATTTCAAGCTAAGCTGACTCAACCGAACTCAAAATCACCAAAGACTTACTGGGTACAGGTTGAAGGCGCACCTTCTGAGGAAGATTTAGATAAATTGAGAAAAGGTGTAGAACTAAAAGATGGTATGACGTTACCTGCTAAGGTGGAGTTAATGTCTGAACCTGCTGTTTGGGAGAGAACTCCTCCAGTAAGGTTTAGAGCCGCTATACCAACAACCTGGTTAGCAATTACTATCATTGAAGGGCGCAACCGTCAGGTAAGACGCATGACAGCAAATATCGGCTTCCCTACCCTGCGCCTTATTCGCTATTCAATGGGTGACATGAACGTAGGTCAGCTTCAGCCTGGTGAGTGGAAAGAGATTTAA